The Chitinivibrionales bacterium nucleotide sequence CCTGCACCGAAAGCTTTGCGTGCGAATCGATGAATTTGTACAAAAGGGGGAATCCCTTGTACCGGGGAATGGCGCCGACAATCGCGTCGTGCCCTGAGGCGAGAATTTCCGGGAGGGTTTTGCCCGCATAGGGCTCTGTCAGGGCGACGGATTCGTTCCCGCGCATGCCGGAGAGTTCCCACGATTCGCCGATGGCCGCGTCGGGCGGCGCGGCCTTGCAAAACACGCGTCCGATCGCGGCACCGCCCCAGATTTTTTCCTTGAGAATGGGGGAGAAGCGCAGAGGAGTCACGCGCGAAACATCGGTCACCGCTAGTCCTTTTCGATGATCTGGTTCTTGAATTCGTCGAACGACGAGAAGAGGAATCCGTCGAAGACGATGTCGAACTTGAGGGTCTCCAGGATGTAATTGACGTATTCGTTTGCCGAGATGATGTACATGGCGCCGCCCATTTTCTTCACCTTGTTGAGGTTGTACACGAGCGCGCCGATGCCGCCCGAACAGATGAAAGACACCTCGTCGAGGGCAAAGGCGATGTGCGAGCAGCCGCCGTCGATGATCCGCTGGATCTCCCGGTCGAGCGTGCGCGCATTTTCCCAGTCGACCTTTCCGCTGATCTTGATGACCTTGTAGGTGCCGATGTCGGTGAATTTCAATTCCAAGGAAATCCTCCTCGCGTGCGTGTTTCAAACAGGCGGATCCCGATATCCGGGGACGTGATCCGGTTCAGAGTTCTTTGAACTCGGCGTCCTCGATTTTTTTGCCTTGCGCGTCGAACCGTTGCGCCGTTTCCTGCTTCTTTTGTCCTTGCGGAGACCGTTTTTTTATAAATAGAGAATATGCTATTCTGATGATGACATACAAAACAAGAATACGGGAAGCCCATACAATAAGGCCTGTCATGTATCGCTCCGTTTACCGGTGACGAAACCTTACTCGGGCGCATCACTGGTGATCTTTATTAAATTACAATATTCTTTCCTTTGTGACAACCGGCATGTTGCGGAAGCATGTTTTACATATTTCTGCGCCGTTTGTTCAGAAAATAATTATCTTTGAATATCGTAATATTTACCTTTTTAAGATTATCAATAACGACCAAAAAAATCAATCTTTTTCAGGAAAGGACGCGGGCGATGAGCGTTGACATTGCAGTGTTGAACGACAAAATCAAGGAGGAGAGCAGTTTTGTCACCCTGCTGCGCAGCGAGATGGGCAAGGTGATCGTGGGACAGTCGAAAATGCTCGACCGGCTTCTGATCGGGCTTCTTTCGCGCGGCCACATTCTTCTGGAAGGCGTGCCGGGACTCGCGAAGACCCTGGCGATATCGACGCTGGCAAAAATCATCGACACGAAGTTCCAGCGCATCCAGTTCACGCCCGATTTGCTGCCTGCCGATTTGGTTGGCACCATGATCTACAACCAGAAGACCGGCGAGTTCGTTCCCAAGAAGGGACCGATCTTCGCCAACATCATTCTCGCCGACGAAATCAACCGCGCGCCGGCAAAGGTGCAGAGCGCGCTGCTCGAGGCGATGCAGGAGCGGACTGTCACCATCGGCGACACCACATACCCGCTTGCCGAGCCATTTCTCGTTCTCGCGACGCAGAACCCCATCGAGCAGGAGGGAACCTACCCGCTTCCCGAGGCGCAGGTCGACCGGTTCATGCTCAAGCTCAAGATCGTGTATCCCACCCGGGAGGAGGAAAAGGCGATTCTTGCCAGGATGGGAAAGGGCGAAATCCCCGAAGTGGCCAAGGTGATCACGGTCGACAAGATCTTCCGCGCGCGCGGCGTGGTCAACGAGATCTACATGGACCCCAAGGTGGAGGACTACATCATTGCCTTGACATTTGCGACGCGCGAGCCGGAGAAGGCCGGCCAGAAGGACCTCAAGGACCTCATCGCCTACGGCGCATCGCCGCGCGCCACTTTGTTTCTCGCGCAGGTCGCGCGCGCGCACGCCTTCATCCGCGGCAGGGGCTACGTCACGCCGGAAGACATCAAGTCGGTGGGCATGGACGTGCTAAGGCACCGGGTGCTGCTCACCTACGAGGCGGAGGCGGAAAACATTACGCCGGAAGATATTATTCAGAAGATATTTGACAGTGTGGAAGTGCCGTAGTAAATAGTCTTGATAAGAGTTTTTGCGGGGGAAGTCTCCCCCTGGGGTGCAGCTTCCGCAGCCTCCCTTGCTTAAATGGAAAAATAAAACCGGGAGGCTGCGGTGATCTGCACCCACACCCCCTCTTGGGCGCTGATACTTTTGTGATGCGCAGACAGCATGGTGGCTGGCGATAGAGCAGTGACAGGCCCCACTTTAATTCGGCGGAAGAAGAGAACATTGTATCGGTATCGGGTAATCTGCGGATTTTAAGTTGGTCAAGTTTTCTAGAAGTTAGCCGTGCTTTGCGCGTAAAGCCAAAGTGGAAATTACCATTTGCCAAGCGTTAGGCAGGACTGGAGGCCGCGCTGGAGCGCGGTGCTGTCCGGCCCTCGCCGTCAGGCATAGAGGGGCCGTGGCAGCCGGAGGCAAAGCCGAGACCGGAAGGACGGCCGGCCCTGCGAAGCGGGGAAACGCCCAATTTTTTTAAATGGTAACGGACTAGTATGATTCCAAGAGAAGTACTCCAAAACGTCCGGCGCATTGAAATCAGGACAAGAAGCATCGTGGAGTCCATCCTGTCGGGCGAGTACCAGAGCGTGTTCAAGGGCCGCGGCATGGAGTTCTCGGAGGTACGCACCTACACGGAGGGCGACGACGTGCGCAACATCGACTGGAACGTCACGGCGCGCATGGGACAGCCCTATGTCAAGAAGCACGTGGAGGAGCGCGAGCTCACGGTAATGCTCCTCGTGGACGCGAGCTCGTCGGGCCGCTTCGGTTCGGTGTCACGCTTCAAGGACGAGACCGCGGTGGAGCTGTGCGCGCTGCTCGCGTTCTCGGCAATCAAGAACAACGACCGCGTGGGCCTCATCATCTTCACCTCCGACGTCGAGAAATACATACCGCCCAAAAAAGGCAAGAACCACGTGCTGCGCGTGATCCGCGAGCTGCTCTATTTCAGGCCCGCAAAGGCCGGCACCAACGTTGCGGCGGCCGTGGAGTTCCTCAACCGCGTGCTCACTAAGAAATCGGTAGTGTTTTTGGTGTCCGATTTCCTGTCGCCGGGATTCGAGGTGCCCATCCGCGTGGCGGGCAGGCGCCACGATTTCGTTGCGGTGAGCGTTTCCGACCCGCGCGAGCAGCGTCTTCCCGACGTGGGCCTCATCGAGCTGGCCGACCCGGAAACCGGCAGGACCATGCTTATTGACACACGCGACAAGAACCTGCGCAGGGCCTTCGAAAAGGAATCGGAGAGGCGGCGCGCCGAGCTGTCGGGCTTCTTCCGCGCCAACGGCATCGACGAGATCCGCGTCTCCACCGGCGCCGACTACGTTGACCCCCTTGTCAAGTTCTTCAGGAAACGGGAGAAAATGTACCGGTGAAAAACGCGATAGCCGCGGCCGCGCAAAAGGCCTTTGCCCCGGCCGTAAGGCTGCGG carries:
- a CDS encoding STAS domain-containing protein, translating into MELKFTDIGTYKVIKISGKVDWENARTLDREIQRIIDGGCSHIAFALDEVSFICSGGIGALVYNLNKVKKMGGAMYIISANEYVNYILETLKFDIVFDGFLFSSFDEFKNQIIEKD
- a CDS encoding AAA family ATPase — translated: MSVDIAVLNDKIKEESSFVTLLRSEMGKVIVGQSKMLDRLLIGLLSRGHILLEGVPGLAKTLAISTLAKIIDTKFQRIQFTPDLLPADLVGTMIYNQKTGEFVPKKGPIFANIILADEINRAPAKVQSALLEAMQERTVTIGDTTYPLAEPFLVLATQNPIEQEGTYPLPEAQVDRFMLKLKIVYPTREEEKAILARMGKGEIPEVAKVITVDKIFRARGVVNEIYMDPKVEDYIIALTFATREPEKAGQKDLKDLIAYGASPRATLFLAQVARAHAFIRGRGYVTPEDIKSVGMDVLRHRVLLTYEAEAENITPEDIIQKIFDSVEVP
- a CDS encoding DUF58 domain-containing protein, with protein sequence MIPREVLQNVRRIEIRTRSIVESILSGEYQSVFKGRGMEFSEVRTYTEGDDVRNIDWNVTARMGQPYVKKHVEERELTVMLLVDASSSGRFGSVSRFKDETAVELCALLAFSAIKNNDRVGLIIFTSDVEKYIPPKKGKNHVLRVIRELLYFRPAKAGTNVAAAVEFLNRVLTKKSVVFLVSDFLSPGFEVPIRVAGRRHDFVAVSVSDPREQRLPDVGLIELADPETGRTMLIDTRDKNLRRAFEKESERRRAELSGFFRANGIDEIRVSTGADYVDPLVKFFRKREKMYR